A genomic region of Ensifer adhaerens contains the following coding sequences:
- a CDS encoding nitrile hydratase accessory protein translates to MNTCKVTSPLVASAELPKSPEGDPVFAEPWQAAAFAMTVRLHEKGVFSWPEWAEALSAELYKPGRKADASDYYDCWVAALSRLVTELSIASGRELEHLTESWQRAAEATPHGQPIVLANDPERA, encoded by the coding sequence TTGAACACGTGTAAGGTGACGTCACCGCTCGTCGCCTCGGCCGAGCTGCCGAAATCGCCGGAGGGCGACCCTGTCTTTGCCGAGCCCTGGCAGGCGGCCGCATTTGCCATGACCGTGCGTCTGCACGAAAAGGGCGTCTTTTCCTGGCCGGAATGGGCCGAGGCGCTCTCGGCCGAGCTCTACAAGCCCGGCCGCAAGGCCGATGCCAGCGACTATTACGATTGCTGGGTGGCGGCCCTCTCGCGCCTCGTCACCGAGCTCTCGATCGCCTCCGGCCGCGAGCTCGAGCACCTGACCGAGAGCTGGCAGCGCGCGGCGGAGGCCACGCCGCATGGGCAGCCGATCGTGCTTGCCAACGATCCCGAGAGGGCCTGA
- a CDS encoding glycosyltransferase family 2 protein, protein MEKAKLVVLFPVFNGAKTLEKCLQCIADQDFRDFRAIIVENKSTDGSLEIARAFAAKDPRFEVLENEVHLKADDNFLKCFHLGTELGEYFCLRACDDFSTLDYLSRLVAALDADKTKLLGVSDVRRFKDGKGRLASPNRDVFNFAQRVRDGTIPRNLSYPSEWVYGIYRSQGSLEILLRRYAEFSYPWTGASYIVTEFVVRDLVAYVEGPEFHFIEGSGSQQRYGAKTFREKFSQRWEYTVGCYRLKDKLPPMSPWTKFLLIRMFWNDARRKTRYKLLGFF, encoded by the coding sequence ATGGAGAAGGCGAAACTCGTCGTTCTGTTTCCGGTCTTCAATGGTGCGAAGACGCTGGAAAAATGCCTGCAGTGCATTGCGGACCAGGATTTCAGGGATTTCCGCGCCATCATCGTCGAAAACAAGTCGACCGATGGCTCGCTGGAAATCGCCAGGGCCTTCGCGGCGAAGGATCCTCGGTTCGAGGTGCTGGAGAACGAGGTCCATCTCAAGGCCGACGACAACTTTCTCAAGTGCTTCCACCTCGGCACCGAACTCGGCGAATACTTCTGCCTCAGGGCTTGCGACGACTTTTCGACGCTCGACTATCTGTCGCGCCTCGTTGCCGCCCTGGACGCGGACAAGACCAAGCTGCTCGGAGTTTCGGACGTCAGGCGGTTCAAAGACGGCAAAGGGCGCCTTGCCAGCCCCAACCGCGATGTCTTCAATTTTGCCCAGCGCGTGCGCGACGGCACCATCCCGCGCAATCTGAGTTATCCGTCCGAATGGGTGTACGGCATCTACCGCTCGCAAGGCAGCCTGGAGATCCTGCTTCGGCGCTATGCGGAGTTCAGCTATCCCTGGACCGGCGCCTCCTACATCGTCACGGAGTTCGTGGTGCGCGATCTCGTCGCCTATGTGGAGGGGCCCGAATTTCACTTCATCGAGGGATCGGGATCACAACAGCGCTATGGTGCAAAGACCTTCCGGGAAAAGTTCTCGCAGCGCTGGGAGTATACGGTCGGCTGCTACCGGCTGAAGGACAAGCTGCCGCCGATGTCGCCGTGGACGAAGTTCCTGCTGATCCGCATGTTCTGGAACGACGCGCGTCGCAAGACCCGCTACAAGCTGCTCGGCTTTTTCTGA
- a CDS encoding DUF2269 family protein yields MPLEDLLRLAHVIGAAVLLGTGAGIAFFMVMARRTRDARLIAHVAGTVVIADTVFTATAVVIQPITGYLLAQSIRWSLTEGWITLSLILYVVTGLFWLPVVWIQLRLRDLARLATANGAPLPPEFDRLYAIWFACGFPAFFAVTGIFWLMLVKPQFALF; encoded by the coding sequence ATGCCGCTCGAAGATCTGCTGCGCCTTGCCCATGTGATCGGTGCCGCCGTGCTCCTCGGAACCGGCGCCGGTATCGCCTTCTTCATGGTGATGGCCAGGCGCACGCGCGATGCCCGACTGATCGCCCATGTCGCCGGCACTGTGGTGATTGCCGACACGGTCTTCACCGCGACCGCCGTGGTGATCCAGCCGATCACCGGTTATCTGCTGGCGCAAAGCATCCGCTGGTCGTTGACCGAGGGATGGATCACGCTGTCGCTGATCCTCTATGTGGTGACCGGTCTCTTCTGGCTGCCGGTGGTGTGGATCCAGCTGCGGTTGCGCGATCTCGCTCGGCTTGCAACGGCAAACGGTGCGCCGCTGCCACCGGAGTTCGACCGGCTCTATGCCATCTGGTTTGCCTGCGGCTTCCCGGCCTTCTTTGCCGTCACCGGCATCTTCTGGCTGATGCTGGTGAAGCCGCAGTTCGCACTATTTTAG
- a CDS encoding glycosyltransferase family 2 protein, with amino-acid sequence MARRERKKKRRHELTCLNARGPATLSADDIPLMFITHNDLKLLPSFLAHYRKLGVTRFICIDDVSADGTREYLVSQPDVDAWSSTVRFKEARRGREWRETLFERYGTGRWYVNVDSDEYLVYDGYEERGLRWLIPTLERMGARRLLAPMLDMYPVDLERADVEKLKHQAPWEIADHFDSTGYTMHAMKRAFSVKGGPRHRKFGTDLEMVKYPLMFWDGECCFGPSIHQPLPYDRNFPAAMGVLLHFKFFADYAEVVDAAAAGGQYFNTSAVYVTIKESIASAGGLQLTSDVSVRFTGSKQLLNLGFITRLERA; translated from the coding sequence ATGGCCCGGCGCGAGAGGAAAAAGAAGCGCCGGCACGAATTGACCTGCCTGAACGCGCGGGGGCCGGCGACCTTGTCGGCCGACGATATCCCGCTGATGTTCATTACCCACAACGACCTCAAGCTGTTGCCGTCGTTCCTGGCGCATTACCGCAAGCTCGGGGTGACGCGCTTCATCTGCATCGATGACGTCTCGGCCGACGGCACGCGCGAATATCTGGTGTCGCAGCCGGACGTCGACGCCTGGTCGTCCACCGTCCGGTTCAAGGAGGCAAGGCGCGGACGCGAATGGCGGGAAACGCTGTTCGAGCGCTATGGCACCGGCCGGTGGTACGTCAATGTCGATTCCGACGAGTATCTCGTCTATGACGGCTATGAGGAACGCGGGCTCAGGTGGCTCATTCCGACGCTGGAGCGGATGGGCGCGCGCCGCCTGCTGGCGCCGATGCTCGACATGTATCCGGTCGATCTCGAGCGGGCGGACGTGGAAAAGCTGAAGCACCAGGCCCCCTGGGAGATCGCCGATCACTTCGACTCCACCGGCTACACCATGCACGCGATGAAGCGGGCGTTCAGCGTCAAGGGCGGGCCGCGCCACCGCAAGTTCGGCACGGACCTGGAGATGGTCAAATACCCGCTGATGTTCTGGGACGGCGAATGCTGCTTCGGCCCCAGCATCCATCAGCCCTTGCCCTATGACAGGAATTTTCCGGCCGCCATGGGCGTGCTGCTGCATTTCAAGTTCTTTGCCGATTATGCTGAGGTCGTCGATGCGGCGGCGGCGGGCGGGCAGTATTTCAATACGTCTGCCGTCTATGTGACGATCAAGGAGAGCATCGCAAGCGCCGGCGGCCTGCAGTTGACGTCGGACGTCTCGGTGCGCTTCACCGGATCGAAGCAATTGCTGAATCTCGGATTTATAACGCGGCTTGAGCGCGCCTGA
- a CDS encoding AbrB family transcriptional regulator, which yields MTTDKPKAASSPEKVGIGRLAPWLQWCLLSVVSLVFATCFEFIGIPAGLLMGPMLAAVLVGLNGGTIRLPRQLFFCVQFILAMMIAGAVTPGMLVTFSGNWPLFLAVVLSVIAVSTLCGWVITRMRILPGTTAIWGSSAGAASTMLLMADAYGADARLVAFMQYLRVVFVASTATVVAHMWVTSTEAEQTTHWFAPVAGLPFLETIAVGLGAALAGRFLRVPAGAFLLPFLIGAALNVSGVMTTVLPQWLLGLCYALLGWNIGLGFTRQILVHARRALVPTVISIIVLISFSGLLAVLLIKVVGIDPLTAYLATSPGGLDSIAVIAASSNVDLSFVMALQTARLLIITMIGPALARFVADRA from the coding sequence GTGACGACCGACAAGCCCAAAGCCGCGTCCTCTCCGGAAAAGGTCGGCATCGGACGGCTGGCGCCGTGGCTGCAGTGGTGCCTGCTCTCGGTCGTGTCCCTCGTCTTTGCCACCTGCTTCGAGTTCATCGGCATTCCCGCCGGCCTCTTGATGGGGCCGATGCTCGCAGCCGTTCTCGTCGGCCTGAACGGCGGCACGATCCGCCTGCCGCGCCAGCTCTTCTTCTGCGTGCAGTTCATCCTGGCGATGATGATCGCCGGCGCCGTTACCCCGGGCATGCTCGTCACCTTCTCCGGCAACTGGCCGCTGTTCCTCGCCGTCGTCCTGTCGGTCATTGCCGTCAGCACTCTGTGCGGCTGGGTGATCACCCGCATGCGCATCCTGCCGGGCACGACCGCGATCTGGGGCTCTTCTGCCGGTGCTGCCTCGACCATGCTGTTGATGGCGGATGCCTATGGCGCCGATGCCCGCCTCGTCGCCTTCATGCAATATCTGCGCGTCGTCTTCGTCGCCAGCACCGCGACCGTGGTGGCGCATATGTGGGTCACCAGCACCGAGGCCGAACAGACCACCCATTGGTTCGCGCCGGTCGCGGGCCTGCCTTTCCTCGAAACCATCGCCGTCGGGCTGGGGGCAGCACTAGCCGGCCGGTTCCTGCGTGTGCCCGCCGGTGCCTTCCTGCTGCCCTTCCTCATCGGCGCGGCGCTCAATGTCAGCGGCGTGATGACAACCGTGCTGCCGCAATGGCTGCTGGGGCTCTGTTATGCCCTGCTCGGCTGGAACATCGGCCTCGGCTTCACCCGGCAGATCCTCGTCCACGCACGCCGCGCTCTGGTGCCGACGGTCATCTCGATCATCGTGCTGATCTCTTTTTCCGGCCTGCTCGCCGTCCTCCTGATCAAGGTCGTAGGCATCGATCCGCTCACCGCCTATCTCGCCACCAGCCCCGGCGGATTGGACTCGATCGCGGTCATTGCCGCTTCCAGCAACGTCGATCTGTCCTTCGTCATGGCGCTGCAGACCGCCCGCCTGCTGATCATCACCATGATCGGCCCGGCGCTCGCCCGCTTCGTCGCCGATCGCGCCTGA
- a CDS encoding MBL fold metallo-hydrolase, with amino-acid sequence MQIQLTRRSALTTVAAAGAAMLIQPIGSSLARAASKLEWRYFQADDAGFNRTPVLLTGKSEAILIDGGFTLSDGRAVAEAIKATGKRLTTIYVSCNDPDFYFSLKPIVEAFPDAKVIAASATVEAIKANVQGKLETWGPQLKDNGPQTLADVVMPTPDDRAALTLEGSTIEIVTIEGMKDRRYLFVPELNAIFGGVLVYSGSHVWVADESTVEGRQKWIEALDAMAARKPAVVVPAHKSAGGPEGVEAVRFTRDYLAAFNEAAAATKDSAELIAEMTKRYPDLAGVSTLELGAKVAKGEMKWG; translated from the coding sequence ATGCAGATCCAGTTGACCCGGCGGAGCGCGCTCACGACGGTGGCGGCGGCCGGCGCCGCCATGCTCATCCAGCCCATTGGCAGCAGCCTTGCCAGGGCTGCCTCGAAACTCGAATGGCGCTATTTCCAGGCGGATGATGCCGGCTTCAACCGCACCCCTGTCCTCCTGACCGGCAAGAGCGAAGCGATCCTGATCGATGGCGGCTTCACGCTTTCCGACGGCCGTGCCGTCGCCGAGGCGATCAAGGCAACCGGCAAACGGCTGACGACCATCTATGTCAGCTGCAACGATCCGGATTTCTATTTCAGCCTCAAGCCGATCGTCGAAGCCTTTCCGGATGCCAAGGTCATCGCCGCTTCGGCTACCGTCGAGGCGATCAAGGCCAATGTTCAGGGCAAGCTTGAAACCTGGGGGCCGCAGCTGAAGGACAACGGCCCGCAGACGCTCGCCGATGTGGTGATGCCGACGCCGGACGACCGCGCCGCGTTAACGCTCGAAGGCAGCACGATCGAGATCGTCACGATTGAGGGGATGAAGGACCGGCGCTATCTCTTCGTGCCGGAACTGAACGCCATCTTCGGCGGCGTGCTCGTCTATTCCGGATCGCATGTCTGGGTGGCCGACGAGTCGACGGTGGAAGGGCGGCAGAAGTGGATCGAGGCGCTCGATGCCATGGCGGCGCGCAAACCCGCGGTCGTCGTGCCGGCACACAAGAGTGCGGGCGGGCCGGAAGGCGTCGAGGCCGTCCGCTTCACCCGCGACTATCTCGCAGCCTTCAACGAAGCGGCGGCCGCCACCAAGGATAGCGCCGAGCTGATTGCGGAGATGACCAAGCGCTATCCGGATCTCGCAGGCGTCTCGACGCTCGAACTCGGAGCCAAGGTCGCCAAGGGCGAGATGAAGTGGGGCTGA
- a CDS encoding LysR family transcriptional regulator has protein sequence MTVNLNRLSHFVAVVECGSFTAAAERLGLAKAAVSHQVAQLEKELGTTLLVRTTRRLSPTATGQRFYERCVLILRDADEAVGAVSAETEIPSGTLTLTAPLDYGAKVVTNAVAAYLAAYPAMRVELSFNDTVLDMIEKRLDLAIRAGWLTDSSERARRIGTFQQHLVASPAYVARLGVITCPEQLTDADWIANGALKAPLDWTFTDTAGEAAMVVGRALVTADSTDSAHCCTVAGIGLAVLPDYQVRTDIAEGRLVRLLADWSLPSGGIHVVYPPSHFRPARVRAFVEILQRMEKERGRLAA, from the coding sequence ATGACTGTAAATCTAAATAGGCTCTCCCACTTCGTTGCCGTGGTCGAGTGCGGCTCCTTCACCGCGGCTGCTGAACGGCTGGGCCTTGCCAAGGCCGCCGTCAGCCATCAGGTCGCCCAGCTCGAAAAGGAGCTGGGCACCACCCTGCTCGTGCGCACCACCCGGCGGCTGAGCCCGACCGCAACCGGCCAGCGCTTCTACGAGCGCTGTGTGCTGATCCTGCGCGATGCGGACGAAGCCGTCGGCGCGGTCTCCGCCGAAACCGAGATCCCGAGCGGCACGCTGACGTTGACGGCGCCGCTCGACTATGGCGCCAAGGTCGTGACCAACGCCGTCGCCGCCTATCTCGCGGCCTATCCCGCCATGCGGGTGGAGCTGAGCTTCAACGACACGGTGCTCGATATGATCGAAAAGCGCCTCGATCTCGCCATCCGCGCCGGCTGGCTCACCGACTCCAGCGAGCGGGCAAGGCGCATAGGCACATTTCAGCAGCACCTCGTCGCATCGCCCGCCTACGTAGCAAGGCTTGGTGTCATAACCTGCCCTGAGCAACTCACCGACGCAGACTGGATCGCCAACGGCGCGCTGAAAGCGCCGCTCGACTGGACCTTCACCGACACAGCCGGCGAAGCGGCGATGGTCGTCGGCCGAGCGCTGGTGACCGCCGACAGCACCGATTCCGCCCATTGCTGCACTGTGGCCGGTATCGGCCTTGCCGTGCTGCCGGACTATCAGGTGCGAACCGACATCGCCGAAGGCCGCCTGGTGCGCTTGCTCGCCGACTGGTCGCTGCCCTCGGGCGGCATCCATGTCGTCTATCCGCCCTCCCATTTCCGTCCGGCGCGCGTGCGCGCTTTTGTCGAAATCCTGCAGCGCATGGAGAAGGAGCGCGGGCGGCTCGCTGCCTGA
- a CDS encoding LysE family translocator translates to MQADTLLALFLFAFTTSITPGPNNMMLFASGVNFGFVRTVPHMLGIGAGFFLLLIAVGFGLGALLHSVPLLYTALKFAGGAYLVWIAWKIGTSRSLSEGKAGANPMTFLAAAAFQWVNPKAWVMAVSAMATYTSSDSYLMSVLVVGLVFALVNVPSVSTWAGFGSALRQWLSEPSRLKWFNMTMAVLLVVSLWPMLK, encoded by the coding sequence ATGCAGGCCGATACGCTGCTGGCGCTGTTTTTGTTCGCATTCACCACCTCGATCACGCCGGGGCCGAACAACATGATGCTGTTCGCATCGGGTGTGAATTTCGGCTTCGTGCGCACCGTTCCGCACATGCTGGGCATCGGTGCCGGGTTCTTCCTGTTGCTCATCGCCGTCGGGTTCGGCCTCGGCGCGCTGCTTCACTCCGTGCCGTTGCTCTACACGGCGTTGAAGTTCGCCGGCGGCGCCTATCTCGTCTGGATCGCCTGGAAGATCGGCACCTCGCGTTCTCTGAGCGAGGGCAAGGCAGGCGCCAATCCGATGACGTTCCTTGCTGCCGCAGCCTTCCAGTGGGTCAATCCCAAGGCCTGGGTCATGGCGGTTTCGGCGATGGCCACCTATACAAGCAGTGACAGCTATCTCATGAGCGTGCTCGTCGTCGGCCTCGTCTTCGCGCTCGTCAACGTGCCGAGCGTTTCCACCTGGGCGGGCTTCGGCTCGGCGCTGCGCCAATGGCTGTCGGAGCCGTCGCGGCTGAAATGGTTCAACATGACCATGGCGGTGCTGCTCGTCGTCAGCCTCTGGCCGATGCTAAAATAG
- a CDS encoding RNA polymerase sigma factor, with translation MSPSRSGGNADAGADGPASDRFEEDVLALVPALRRYARSLVRSDPDGEDLLQDCVEKVLARRAQWRGVNLRAWAFTIMTNLGRNRHRYLAMHPQVALDEDLGLEAENRESDPLERSRLERALNGLSSDNRSVLMLVVIEGYRYQDVAEMMAIPIGTVMSRLSRARRQLAEAMKDDNVISMRRPK, from the coding sequence ATGTCGCCAAGCCGTAGTGGCGGAAATGCGGATGCGGGGGCCGACGGCCCCGCATCCGACCGGTTCGAGGAGGATGTGCTGGCCCTGGTGCCGGCGCTGAGGCGCTATGCGCGCAGCCTCGTGCGCTCGGACCCGGATGGCGAGGACCTGCTGCAGGACTGCGTGGAGAAGGTGCTGGCGCGCCGCGCACAGTGGCGCGGCGTCAACCTGCGCGCCTGGGCCTTCACCATCATGACCAATCTCGGGCGCAACCGGCACCGCTACCTTGCCATGCACCCGCAGGTCGCACTGGATGAAGATCTGGGGCTGGAGGCGGAGAACCGCGAAAGCGATCCGCTCGAACGCTCCAGGCTCGAACGGGCGCTGAACGGCCTTTCCTCGGATAACCGTTCGGTGCTGATGCTCGTGGTGATCGAAGGATACCGCTACCAGGACGTGGCCGAGATGATGGCCATTCCGATCGGCACCGTGATGTCGCGGCTGTCACGCGCCCGACGCCAGCTTGCCGAAGCCATGAAGGACGACAATGTGATCAGCATGCGGAGACCGAAATGA
- the nthB gene encoding nitrile hydratase subunit beta, with amino-acid sequence MNGPHDLGGAHGLGPVAPEKNEPYFHAEWEKRALGVTLSCGAFGAWTIDESRHARENLPPATYLSASYYEIWTRALETLLKRHGFVSQAELDGGHRLEQGAAPKRVLKADMVAGVLAKGGPCDRPVEELPRFAVGDRVRTKNFNPETHTRLPRYIRAKLGRVEAVQGSFVFPDDNAHGRGENPQWVYTVVFDGSEIWGEGADPTLTVSIDAWESYLEHV; translated from the coding sequence ATGAACGGTCCCCACGATCTCGGCGGTGCGCATGGCCTCGGCCCGGTGGCGCCGGAAAAGAATGAGCCCTATTTCCATGCCGAATGGGAAAAGCGGGCGCTCGGCGTCACGCTCTCCTGTGGTGCCTTCGGCGCCTGGACGATCGACGAAAGCCGGCATGCGCGCGAAAACCTGCCGCCGGCGACGTATCTTTCGGCGAGCTATTACGAGATCTGGACCCGCGCGCTGGAAACGCTGTTGAAGCGCCACGGCTTCGTGAGCCAGGCCGAACTCGATGGCGGCCACAGGCTGGAGCAGGGCGCGGCGCCCAAGCGGGTGCTGAAGGCCGACATGGTGGCGGGCGTCCTCGCCAAGGGCGGCCCCTGTGATCGGCCGGTGGAGGAGCTCCCACGCTTTGCCGTCGGCGACCGAGTGCGCACGAAGAACTTCAATCCGGAAACCCATACCCGCCTGCCGCGCTACATCCGAGCCAAGCTTGGCCGGGTCGAGGCGGTGCAGGGCTCCTTCGTCTTCCCCGACGACAACGCCCATGGCCGCGGCGAGAATCCGCAATGGGTCTATACCGTCGTTTTCGACGGGTCCGAGATCTGGGGCGAGGGCGCCGACCCGACGCTGACGGTCTCGATCGATGCCTGGGAGAGCTACCTTGAACACGTGTAA
- a CDS encoding SDR family oxidoreductase encodes MKVLILGATGFIGSALLDRLASDGHKVTGLGRNVTRARLKRPEAQWLAANLAHMRDAGDWRPLIESHDVIVNCAGALQDGLADDVAATQETAMLALYAAAKASPVRIVQISAPRGSAGSDSAFLATKFRADEALAASGIPHVILRPTLVLGRNAHGGTALLRALAALPFVTPLVHAEARVETVALSDVAEAVSAAVAGLIPEGSDFVLGHGEPPMLAELVSLHRQWLGLPAARTISLPPALAAPVGLLADIAGRLGWRSPLRSTALSVMAGGVSAKDGARAKVPLLSARQSLSANPSGVQDLWFARLYLLKPAMIVGLSLFWLLSGLIPLFDLDAARQHFLRFLGDGPATTLTLATCIADIALGIAVLVRPWARRALVGMIGLTVTYLASATLVEPELWADPLGPLVKVLPSLLLTLATLAVLDER; translated from the coding sequence ATGAAGGTTCTGATTCTCGGCGCCACCGGCTTCATCGGCTCGGCCCTCCTCGATCGACTGGCAAGCGACGGACACAAGGTGACCGGGCTTGGCCGCAATGTGACCCGCGCCCGGCTGAAGCGGCCGGAGGCGCAATGGCTTGCCGCCAATCTTGCGCACATGCGCGACGCCGGCGACTGGCGGCCGCTCATCGAGAGCCATGACGTCATCGTCAATTGCGCCGGTGCGCTGCAGGATGGTCTTGCCGATGATGTTGCCGCAACGCAAGAGACGGCGATGCTGGCGCTCTATGCGGCAGCGAAGGCGTCTCCCGTCCGCATCGTCCAGATCTCCGCACCGCGTGGCAGCGCCGGCAGCGACAGCGCCTTCCTCGCCACCAAGTTTCGCGCCGACGAGGCGCTGGCGGCAAGCGGCATACCACATGTCATCCTGCGGCCGACGCTGGTGCTTGGCCGCAACGCCCATGGCGGCACCGCCCTTCTGCGCGCGCTCGCGGCTCTGCCCTTCGTCACACCGCTCGTCCATGCGGAGGCCCGTGTCGAGACCGTTGCCCTGAGCGATGTGGCCGAGGCCGTCAGCGCCGCCGTCGCCGGCCTGATACCTGAAGGCAGCGATTTCGTGCTCGGCCATGGGGAACCGCCGATGCTCGCCGAACTCGTCTCACTGCACCGGCAATGGCTCGGCCTTCCGGCGGCAAGGACCATTTCCCTGCCGCCGGCTCTTGCGGCCCCTGTCGGCCTCCTCGCCGATATTGCCGGAAGGCTCGGCTGGCGTTCTCCGTTGCGCTCGACCGCGCTCTCGGTCATGGCCGGCGGCGTCTCGGCCAAGGACGGCGCTCGCGCCAAGGTCCCACTTCTTTCGGCGCGCCAGAGCCTCTCCGCCAATCCATCGGGCGTGCAAGACCTCTGGTTTGCCCGCCTCTACCTCCTGAAACCGGCGATGATCGTCGGGCTCTCGCTCTTCTGGCTGCTCTCGGGCCTCATCCCGCTGTTCGATCTCGACGCAGCCCGCCAACATTTCCTGCGGTTTCTTGGCGATGGCCCGGCAACCACGCTGACGCTTGCAACCTGCATTGCCGATATCGCGCTCGGCATCGCCGTGCTCGTCCGCCCGTGGGCAAGACGCGCGCTTGTCGGCATGATTGGCTTGACGGTGACCTATCTCGCCTCTGCCACCCTCGTCGAACCCGAGCTCTGGGCTGATCCGCTCGGACCGCTCGTCAAGGTGCTGCCGTCGCTCCTTCTCACGCTGGCGACGCTGGCTGTTCTGGATGAACGCTGA
- a CDS encoding anti-sigma factor family protein: MTEDLNTVSEDDLHAYVDGFATPQERERIEQWLERNPARAEEVRQWQAQAVDLRSLFGGYARSDARDRALLSSSSNDPSQALPSKGTRSVTGRLRAIAAGLALFAAGGLTGLYAPSLLSADGADRSIETADSLPRQAQSAFLVYASEVRHAVEVGADDQSHLATWLGKRLDHPLTIPDLSSLGFSLVGGRLLPVNGKAGAMFMYEDGTGRRLTVLLGRNDDNRETSFRIDSSEGVETFYWIDGPIGYAVTGEVPRNLLQQVADECYRQFDKNEATGS; this comes from the coding sequence ATGACGGAAGATCTCAACACTGTCTCCGAAGACGACCTGCACGCCTATGTCGACGGGTTCGCGACCCCACAGGAACGCGAACGGATCGAGCAATGGCTGGAGCGCAACCCCGCCCGCGCCGAAGAAGTCCGGCAATGGCAGGCGCAGGCGGTAGACCTTCGTTCGCTCTTCGGCGGTTACGCGCGTAGCGACGCACGCGATCGCGCCTTGCTTTCAAGCAGCAGCAACGACCCTTCGCAGGCGCTCCCGAGCAAGGGCACCCGATCCGTCACCGGCCGTCTGCGCGCCATCGCCGCCGGCCTCGCCCTCTTTGCCGCCGGCGGGCTTACCGGCCTCTACGCGCCGTCCCTGCTTTCAGCAGATGGCGCCGACCGATCGATCGAGACCGCCGACAGCCTGCCGCGACAGGCGCAATCGGCCTTCCTGGTCTATGCCAGCGAAGTACGCCACGCCGTCGAAGTCGGCGCCGACGATCAGAGCCATCTTGCCACCTGGCTCGGAAAACGCCTCGACCATCCGCTGACGATCCCCGACCTCTCCTCGCTCGGCTTCTCGCTGGTCGGCGGCCGGCTGCTGCCGGTCAACGGCAAGGCGGGCGCGATGTTCATGTATGAGGATGGCACCGGGCGCAGGCTGACCGTTCTTCTCGGCCGCAACGACGACAACCGCGAAACCAGCTTCCGCATCGACAGCTCCGAAGGCGTCGAAACCTTCTACTGGATCGACGGCCCGATCGGCTACGCCGTCACCGGCGAGGTGCCGCGCAATCTGCTGCAGCAGGTGGCTGACGAATGCTACCGTCAGTTCGACAAGAACGAGGCGACAGGAAGCTGA
- the nthA gene encoding nitrile hydratase subunit alpha, translating to MSEHDYGHDHHDHDHHHHDNHFTDMEARVKALETVLTEKGLIDPAAIDAIVETYETKVGPRNGARVVAKAWADPDFAERLKSDATEAIASLGFTGRQGEHMRAVFNTADTHNLVVCTLCSCYPWSVLGLPPVWYKAPPYRSRAVIDPRGVLQEFGVTLPEATRIRVWDSTAELRYLVVPERPADTGGFSEEELAALVTRDAMIGTGLALSAEALR from the coding sequence ATGTCCGAACACGATTACGGCCACGACCACCACGATCACGACCATCATCACCACGACAACCATTTCACCGACATGGAAGCGCGGGTGAAGGCGCTGGAAACGGTGCTGACGGAGAAGGGGTTGATCGACCCGGCGGCGATCGATGCGATTGTCGAGACCTATGAGACGAAGGTGGGGCCACGCAACGGGGCACGCGTCGTGGCGAAGGCCTGGGCGGATCCGGATTTCGCCGAACGGCTGAAGAGCGATGCGACGGAGGCGATTGCCAGCCTCGGCTTCACCGGCCGCCAGGGCGAGCACATGCGCGCCGTGTTCAACACCGCTGATACCCACAACCTCGTCGTCTGCACGCTCTGTTCCTGCTATCCCTGGTCCGTGCTCGGGCTGCCGCCGGTCTGGTACAAGGCGCCGCCCTATCGCTCGCGCGCCGTCATCGATCCGCGCGGGGTGCTCCAGGAATTCGGCGTGACCTTGCCGGAAGCGACGCGCATCCGCGTCTGGGATTCGACAGCGGAGCTGCGCTATCTCGTCGTGCCGGAACGGCCGGCCGATACGGGCGGGTTCAGCGAGGAAGAACTTGCCGCGCTGGTGACGCGTGACGCGATGATCGGCACGGGCCTGGCGCTTTCCGCGGAGGCGCTTCGATGA